The Calypte anna isolate BGI_N300 chromosome 3, bCalAnn1_v1.p, whole genome shotgun sequence genome segment GCTCGTTGGATGCATAATATTCATTTGGACACCAACTGTTTTCCCCTTGTGTTTGTGGGTAACATTTTGAAGCATGGCTGCTAAGAggtgcttttttcccctggttgTTTGTGGTTGAGAATAATGAATTCctttgctgtggctgctgcatgCCAGGTGTCTCTGGCAGGTGCCTGTTTTGATGCGCAATGGTTTGTCATTCATTGTCCTTCACATCAGTCATCCTGCTGCCTTTGAAACCAGAGAGTAATGTGCCTTCACTGATGGCAGGAGCTGGTTCCTTTTGGCTCTTTCAGGCCCCAAATGCAGTTTTGTTGGCAGATCTGTTCAGCTCAGTGTGTTTGTCAAGCTGCAGCCACTGATGACTGCAGCAGTGCTTGTGGTGCTTCAAGGTATGGGCCTTTTCGTGCCAGTCTTCTCTTCAAGAGCACTGATCTTACAACCTGAACAAAGCACGGTTTGTTAATATGTAGTTACTGTGGATCTGTATTTAACTTAAGGAAACCtgaataaaaattcagaggtaGCCACACAACTGGTTTGCTGATCATTGTGTCTGTTCTTTCTTGACCTCTGTCACCGGCCGCTGAATATCTTCCTCATGGTAGCAGATTTCTGGTACCACAACATGACTGAGAAGTACAGAAACAGCAGCCTTGCAGAGACCTGAGTTACATGAAAGGTTTAGTGTTGTCCAGTGTAACAAAAGATCCTGGGTAGGAGTGGGACAAAAACTTCCTCCTGGAGGCACAAGTAACAAATTGGATATCTTTTACTCTGTTATCATCAAGTTTCACCaagtttttccttcttggaAGGACAAGATCACTGTCCAAGTCGATTATTTTTTTGataaaattaatgctttttatAATTCTTTTCTCCATACCAAATGagatcttttttcctccctgctctccccccCTTTGTATGTGTTACCTTTTCAGTTTATaagaagaaaaactcaaaactggtattttttattcttatcaTTAATTATTCTTTGACAAGAACTTTATCAATTGCTCATATGGATTGTGGATTTTAATGTCCTTAAGTATGTAGCTGCACTATAAATTATTGTTATAAAAAGGTTCATCTATACCACCATGTCTTACCCCTCAAGGCACGCTGGTTTGTGTTTAGACTCCATTTTGGTCAATTCAAACACCATATTGGGCAGGGGCATCCAGGTGTAGCTCAGGTACTGATGCCAGGGCCAAACCCCAGTAATTAACATcatatattaaaagaaaaacaccaaatgACAAAATCattatgtatttttcagaaaaaaactgaaaactatATAGGTagaatataaacagaaaatgtaatgtTGGTAtgtttttcctgcagcattCAAATGCATACTTTTTTCCACGCATTTGTATGGAACTGAGCAGTAGGGCTAATTAAGGCCTGCTGCTTGATCAAGATTGAGTAGTGATAAAGAAAATTGATCAACATGAAAGGTTTCAGTTTCACTGTTATTACCTAAAGCGTCTGAGCACTCAGGGGTAAAATGGCTGAAATCTTTTCACTCATCTCTTCAAACCGATAAGTAGCTGATGTCATTTCGATGGACTCAGCCTAAAAAAGACTCTGAAGACACCTTATAGCttccttccagtacctgaagggaatCTACAGGAAGGTTTCAGAGGGAATTTTCATGAGAGTGTCCAGCAACAGCACAAGGGGAAGTGGTTATAAAGtgaaggagaataggtttaTCTTAGACactaggaagaagttcttcagtagaAGGGTGATGAAATTCTGGAAcagatttcccagagaagttgtggatgccccctccctggatgtgttcaaggccatgCTGGATGAGGTGTTGAGTAGTAACCTTGTCTAGTtgagagatgtccctgcccatggcagggagtctggagtagatgatctctaaggtcctttctaacctaagctattctatgattctataacttCTTTGCTATGCACAAGTAGCTCCAAAATGCAAATcacttttcagattttaaaagatatgGTCTGGGCATTGAGAAATTAATTGACTGAAAGTAAGTATTGCAGTCTAGAGCTTTCTTTAAGCTCCTCTGAGACATATTCACAAGTGGGAGCTAGTAAGCTGAATTTCCGATCAAATCTGCCATTCCTTTTTGTCCCTTTCATTCTGCCAGGTACGAAGGTTTGGTATTATCGCTCCAGTTGCCAAATGCCCTCTAGGTGTTTGATCACAGTTTGATGCAGTATATGCTGACATCTTTGTGGATGCCAGTTATTTTACACATGTAAGTCTTAAAGAACAATAGCATATGAAAAATCCCATCAGAACAGTTGTATTTATTGAAAGGTATTTAAGCAAAagtaataaaatgtatttaaaagcaaaccTGCTGGGCGTTGCCACTATCAGCTTTTGCATACAATTTGCATACATTTCAGTAAGAGGACAGAATAAGACCCTTCTCATATGAGTGGAGTTAAAAGCCAGCCAGTGTTCAGTGTTGCAAATGATTTGTTTCATCAAAACCCTGATTCTCTTAAGGCTGCTTCATCCACAGATCCTGAAACAGGTGGAATCCGACCTCCTTCCCCAAATCTGGTGGTGCTGTTGCCCCTGTTTGTGCTAGCGTACTTGTGCAGCCTGCTGTAATACTGCTCTTGTGGATTGTAGGTATACAAGAGTGAAGTCTTCTTCCAGTCTTCGTTGCTGGGAGTCATAcatggtgctggtgctgggtcAGTGACTTCAAAAAAACATCTTGTATTTACTTCTGCCAGATTGGTTGCATGCTCTTTAGCCTTGACCTCAAAGAGCTTCGTTTCCTGTTCTGAGTAAATTTTGCAGAACTTGTGCTGAAGATAGGTAACTGGGGAGGTGCAGCGGCTGTAACATTTTGAACTCAGTACCACAGTGGTGATGATTAATATCAGGAGCCATCCTATGAGCTTGGAAAAGAGATAGATGAATTAATGGTGGCTTTGCATCATCATATATAGGACAATAGAATTTGCAGTGAAGCAAATATAAAAACTATAAGCCAAGACCCTGGAGTGTCTTCAATAGTCTGCGtactgcagaaacagaagatCCCATGCATGCAATTTAGCCAGCCCTTTTGCATCCCTCAGCTGATCTTGTTGGTTTGAGGATGAatacaaataaaagagaaggTGGGATGAAGTTCTTTCCTCAGATCTATCCACCTTTCTTCACTTTAAAGGCCAGATATGGACCAGCAGTCATGGTCAGATTTGCAGTACAGAGGTTACAGAATCACCCTGTCCACCTGTGGTGCTCTGAATCAGacctcctgctgcctgtgtTTTATCTGCTCTTGGAAGGTACCTCCTTTACCTGGTGTCTGAGCCTGCAAAAAATAGCCACTTGCCACTGAAAAAGTTGTGTCCTGTTCCTATGTTTCATAGGCAGGACAGTGACTATTGAATATGggaatttattattaatttacaCATGGTTTTGACATCCCTAGGTAAATCTTGGGGACTGCACCTAAAGTGGGTGTCCTCGTAGCTGCTTGTCCTTCCAGTCCTCAGTGGTTCTCAACTAGGAGCTCCAGGCATAGATCTCAGCGTTCCCTTTCACCtcaggctgattttttttttcttccacgTGATAAACACAAAGTGCTAAAGCAAAATGaatttgtgttctttttgtttcttattgtTGGTggaataaagatattaaaagatACTAAAAATCATGGTCAGTGATAAAAATACTCTCacatttcttctggttttgtgtggctgtttttttttcttttagatttcCTCGCAATACCAGTAAGTCAGACTTCCTtgattttgcttctttcttacCCTGAATACAATGGTAAAGAGTTTGCCTCTTTCCAGCCTTTTTcttgcaggagcagcacagtaaatatttaacatttttaaatactttttttgtttgttttaataaatatttgtagTAAGCAGGAACTTACAAAAATATAGGTACAATCTCTTATAAATTTGACTCCACTCAACAGTCTTGATGTTTTCATGAGAAAAagtgataattattttttctactgGAGTTCgaacaaagaacaaacaaagCTGGAAATGGTACTGTAGTGCTGCCAAGATATGAAGGCAGCACTTCATTCCAAACAGAATCATCCAACTAGAAGtgcaattttttaaatcatagtTTGCCTTCAGCAGAAGGACACTGAGAAGACAGACATATTTAAACTATTATTCTAGAATTCAAAAGTGAAATTATTAATGGGTCCAAGAGATGAGATTCATATTGAAACAAGCTATCTGTATTTGTTTCGTTTGCTAGCTGTCAGCTGCAAGGAACCAACAGATTCCTCTCCATTTGATATCTCAGCTTCCCCTCAACCAGGCTGTACGTTAAAAAGTACTTAGAGGACTGaaagtggaaaaagagaagaactTGCACAATGTCTAAGTAAAAGTTGAAATGTGACAATGTCTAAGTAAAAGAAGAACACCTGCTATGGAAAATCCTGATCTCTAGGCTGGTTCCCTACTGTCTTATGGGGTTATTCGTGTCAAACTAGACTGTATGTGTATGCAAAGTgtactattttttaaagttataatTGATAAATATGTCATAGGCTAAATGCCACTTAATCAAAATAACTACTACATGGTATAAATGCTATTGCTACTATTCAGTCTAACTATAATTTACTAAATTAATAGTTCAAAACTAGgctgataaatatttatacaaacTGATTTTACTCACTCATCTTGATGAGTGGGGTAGCTCTTTTGCTCAGCCTCAAGGGGCATTCCCATTCAAGGGAGGAATCCCAAACACACTCCTATGGGGAGGTGGGCTAGAATCTTTCCTCATGGAAGATGAGACTAGGCTTTTATGTTATAAACTGCTTGACTGCCAGTTATTTGTTGCTAAGCCAAACCTTCTGGCTCAAGAAAACACTGTTTAGCATTCTTGTGATCCTCATGGGACAATCTGGTTTCACCTCTTACCCTGATATATTTATTCTTTGAGCTGTTGAATCATGCTAATCCACAGTGCTCTTCAACACTAAGGACATCACAACCTTCCATCATGTCTGGTAGGTTTCCACCAGAAAATTCATACAAGTAGAGCAAAGTTCTTATTTCACCCCTACCTAGGAAGAATGTCCTGCTGCACCTGGCCAGCTTTGAAAGATGTTCTGTAAATAGTAGTGCCAAACAATtgtgaaacaaaaccagcaaacacCACAAATATACACTTATAACctttctgcagttttgtttgtttgttttttttttcctgattgttTACTTTTGGTAATTACCTAGTATGAGAGAGGACTGTTTACAGTCCCCAGCAGGCATCACCACAGATTAATTGGCCAGGGTTAAAGCCCATAGAGTGAAGAGTGGTGAGACATTACCTGGGACTGTGCCTGAAAGCTGAGGGAGTCACCTGTTATGTTCTTCGATAAGGTTGGGTTGCAGGGGATTTTGGCCAGCAGATCGTAGCAGTCTGTGTCTTTACACATGAAACTCTGAaccctgctgctcccactgGCCGCGCACTCATAGAAACTGACGCTGAGCAGGGCCACGGCGATCCAGGTGGGGGGGCCCACCAAGGCTCTGGCTAACACTGGCACCAGGTTGTGGCAGCAGTGGATGCAGGTTTCCTGGGAGTTGCGTTTCTCCGAAGAGCAGATGCCTGTCAGCAGGTGCCACATCTTGGCGTTCACCATGAAGCCAAGCAGAAAGAGGACAATAGCAGGCACTaggaggaaggcagagccaTACAGAGTGTTCCAAGAATTGCAGGGACACTTGAACACCGCAGAGGAGAAGATCTGTTCCATGGCAACTGTCAGCAGAGACACAGTGCTGTAACCCAGAGCGGTCTGGTGGCGGATGCAGAAATCCAGAATCCCACgtaaattattcattttatgCTTTATCTTATTTTGAGGAGTGTGAGATCTCAGTCAGAAGAGCAGGAGAGAAATACAAGTGTCCTGAAGCTGGTACAGCTTAGGAAGGTTTGCagagctttcattttctgttgctGGTGGTGATGTAATGAGACACAGAAGCAGAACATGGACTCACTGCCAAGTGTCAAGGTCAAGCAGAGACCACAGTGAAAACCCTCCCCAGTAGGTTTTTTAACATCACAACTGGAAAGATATCTCTTTGTTTCTATAAAAACAATATGTATTTGTCCCCACATGATTAGTAAGGGCTTAAACCACACCATCTTTTTAGAAAAGCTTCTGAGTGAGGCAACTGATTCAAAGCATGAATAAAACCACCCAGAACTCTGTAGAATTTTTTACCCTACCTTATTATTAGCAAAAAAATATGGCTTGTTTTCTTATGGAAGAGAACAATTAATTTTAGACAGTAACATTAATTTTCAGGATAACTGATCAATCTTTTTTCAAGTAGAGCAAAACAGCCAGTGCACACATAGTAATTACCCAGCAACTGGTTTCCACTGAAGTTCCAGATACTGCAGTTCCACTTGTTAGGAGCCAAACTTTGGACTCCCACCTCCATAAGAGGTAGTGGCAGCTTTGTAGCCTAAAAAATGAACAACCAACCATAAACCAGCAGAAAGTAAGCATATGGCATAAAgtggaaaaatgatggaaaagtCTTGCATAATGAAGAAAAGTGTCTGTAAGGGATTCCTAGGCTTGGAAGACTGAGCTGGCTATGAAAACATTGGCTCCTAGAGTCTGTAAGTTTCATTCACACTGTAAGGAAGCTTGGCTGGGTTTCTAGCTAAGGTTTGGCTTGTCTAAATCTAGACAAGGTGAACTATTCCTTAGAACTAAAAGGAAGCTGAATATTTGTTGCTTTCTCATAGTTACTTGTAACTTTTTATGACTCTCTGTCCTGGGCTGGTGAAAGCATCTATTGCCCAAAGTACATCAAGCATCTACcaatctatgattctgtgagtctaTAAACAAAGGATTTTGTTTCCCTTTGAACACCCCTTCCTCTACACTGAATTTGACctcccatttttcttcctggcCAGGCAGTATAAGAAAGTGTATCTACAGTTCTTTACAGCAGAGGTTTGCTTCTTGTCTTGGTTTttacctgtagtgaaatgaggcaaccaggtgcccctaattgccagggagtgggcatgagcttgtgttaagcccacctgtgcctaattagggtgggcccccactgcacatgagcaggaccagggggccaataaaaggtgagtcctgaagcacaggctcagctcagtcctgagcatgtctacagagaggtcagttgctcttggacCACTGTATTACCCTCATTGTGCCACTAGTGTTCAtcaccctcagggtgaggctctgaggagtctcgaacctggggccttggcattgcagtactgtgtctgcaccactcaagcctcatcctgagggcaatgagcgctagtggtgcaatgaaggtaatacagtgctccaagagtgactgacctctctcaccttttattggccccctggtactgctcatgtgcagtgggggcccaccctaattaggcacaggtgggcttgacacaagctcatgctcactccctggcaattagtggcacctggttgcctcatttcactacatttacCTACTGACAGCTATGCTGGCAATGCTTAGTGTACCTTGAAACCAGAATTCACCATGTCTGAAAAGGTCAGAGCAGATGTTAGGAGCAGAAATAAGATGTTAGGGCAGAAATAAGAGGAGCATGATGCAATAAATGAAAAGGCCATTACAATTCCAGAGATACTGTCTCTGAGAACCACCGGTTTAGCCAGAATAGagcagaatttctttaccaagagggtgataaggcattggaatgggctgccctgggaagtagtggattctccatccctggagatatttaaaaagagactggatgtggcactcagtgccatagtttagtaacttcattttttcttgttctatcacttgtaacTCAGAAGAGGTGACTGATTCCCACTtctctacaacctccttttaggTGGCCATCGAGAACAATGAGacctcccctcagcctcctcttctctaggctgaacaccagttccctcagctgctccttgtaagctttgtgctctagacccttcaccagctttgttgcccttctttggacatgctccagcacctcaatgtccttcttgtagtgaggggcccaaaactaaacacaggatttgaggtgcggcctcaccagtgccatgTACAGGGGGGCAGTCCCTGCCCTGGCCCTGTGACAGGGGAACCCAGCACGAGCAGCAGGCATCTCTGGAGCAGATAATGGACCACTCAGGGGAGCTACAGCCAAGAAACCCCACTACTTCTCTTTCTGAGCCTAATTTTAGCAATGTTTTATTAATCAGCAATGAAACATGGTTTCAGCAAcatttttcccccagaaaagggagggggagcTCCGTGTGTAAAAGGCTTAGCCCTTCCTTCCAAGAAAACATATTGCCTTCCCGTAAACGCTgtcaggaggaggtgggagggaggagagacCGCCCTGGCTGGAAGGCGGAGTGCCAGAGTCCATTGGAAAGAAATCTTGGCCAGGATCCCATGGCGGAGGAGCGGGGCAGCCCTGAggcttccttcttctcctcccctcaGTGCATGGCTCCCCCAGGGTGGCTCTTTCTTGCCCTCCCAATTAATGCTTCTCTTGCCACAGCAGCTGTAAATCATTAACTGCAAAGTGTTCAGAAAACCAGTTTTCTGTTCAAGAACCCGGAACTCCGGTCCTGTGGTTGTTTTTACATTGATTTGCAGCCCAAGAGGGATAATTTGCAGTTGATCTTGTTGACTTGCATTTGATTTCATGCAGTTCAAGGGGGATGAAAACtatggcagaaagaaaaagacagtcCTCTttagggtaatttttttttttttgttatttgaaacatcttttattttgaaatatgccATTAAAATTAAGGggactttttaatatttcatcaaGTTTCtccttgattttttaattttctataatTTGCAGCTGAATGGATCTCAAACATTTTTCTAGATG includes the following:
- the CALHM6 gene encoding calcium homeostasis modulator protein 6, with the translated sequence MNNLRGILDFCIRHQTALGYSTVSLLTVAMEQIFSSAVFKCPCNSWNTLYGSAFLLVPAIVLFLLGFMVNAKMWHLLTGICSSEKRNSQETCIHCCHNLVPVLARALVGPPTWIAVALLSVSFYECAASGSSRVQSFMCKDTDCYDLLAKIPCNPTLSKNITGDSLSFQAQSQLIGWLLILIITTVVLSSKCYSRCTSPVTYLQHKFCKIYSEQETKLFEVKAKEHATNLAEVNTRCFFEVTDPAPAPCMTPSNEDWKKTSLLYTYNPQEQYYSRLHKYASTNRGNSTTRFGEGGRIPPVSGSVDEAALRESGF